From a single Rutidosis leptorrhynchoides isolate AG116_Rl617_1_P2 chromosome 5, CSIRO_AGI_Rlap_v1, whole genome shotgun sequence genomic region:
- the LOC139850450 gene encoding epoxide hydrolase 3-like: MEGIQHKKVQIANGINIHIAEKGDGPLVLFIHGFPELWYSWRHQIVYLADHGYRAVAPDLRGYGGTTGAPVNDPTKFSIIHLVSDMIGLLDAITNEGEKVFVVGHDWGAIVAWNLCTFRPERVKALVNLSVPFLPWNPDGNVVELMRKAYGEDHYMVRFQEPGAIENGVARLSIQEFLKKFLTYRDLEPLYISKDVGFRHSPGDTPVIMPSWLSEEDVNYFASQLDKTTITGGVDYYRALPVDWEISAAYQGAKVTVPTKFIIGDQDWCLEMFNKEYILGDGFKSDVPLLEDVVLMKGAAHFINQEKPDEINKHILEFLQKF, from the exons ATGGAAGGGATTCAACACAAGAAAGTTCAGATTGCAAATGGGATCAATATTCACATAGCAGAAAAAGGTGACGGTCCGTTAGTCTTGTTCATTCACGGCTTCCCTGAGCTCTGGTACTCATGGCGTCACCAGATTGTTTATTTAGCTGATCATGGTTATCGAGCCGTGGCACCAGATCTTCGTGGCTACGGTGGAACAACTGGTGCACCGGTTAATGACCCCACCAAGTTCAGCATCATCCATTTGGTATCTGACATGATAGGGCTTCTTGATGCCATCACAAATGAAGGTGAAAAAGTGTTTGTTGTGGGTCATGATTGGGGTGCGATTGTAGCTTGGAATTTGTGTACGTTTAGGCCCGAAAGAGTCAAAGCTTTGGTCAACTTAAGCGTCCCGTTTCTTCCCTGGAACCCAGATGGAAACGTCGTTGAGCTCATGAGAAAGGCGTACGGAGAGGATCATTACATGGTTAGATTTCAG GAACCTGGAGCTATTGAGAATGGAGTAGCTAGATTGAGTATTCAAGAATTTTTGAAAAAGTTCTTGACATACAGAGACCTTGAACCGCTGTATATATCTAAAGACGTAGGATTTCGACATTCGCCTGGTGATACACCTGTCATCATGCCCTCTTGGTTATCAGAAGAAGACGTTAATTACTTTGCTAGCCAACTTGACAAGACCACTATTACTGGTGGTGTTGACTATTATCGAGCTCTTCCTGT GGATTGGGAAATAAGTGCAGCATATCAAGGTGCAAAAGTAACAGTGCCAACAAAGTTCATAATTGGGGATCAAGACTGGTGCCTGGAAATGTTTAACAAGGAATACATACTTGGTGATGGGTTTAAAAGTGATGTTCCACTTTTGGAAGATGTAGTTTTAATGAAAGGTGCAGCTCACTTTATTAATCAAGAGAAGCCTGATGAAATCAACAAGCACATACTTGAGTTTCTACAAAAGTTCTAA